A genome region from Erigeron canadensis isolate Cc75 chromosome 3, C_canadensis_v1, whole genome shotgun sequence includes the following:
- the LOC122593462 gene encoding transcription factor SPT20 homolog produces MDPHSFIARAEAQRWIGIAEKLLISHDLVGSKTFAIRARESDPRLEAADQILAIADTLLAAEKRVVGSNGNQQPDYYAILQLVRFVQDTDHITSQYRRLAVVLNPHQNRFPYSDQAFQLVNDAWAVLSNPMRKSIYDSELDFAPQQQISNLGFNIEQQQHQQQHQQHQQQQQHQHNFFSIHEQEMVESPQQFENRPQRGGHQQHNFLAQPNAARPQQQEQMFHHREQEQMYQSNPVQPFQVTSPSRHQQINRPSPQGSQVTQVSIQSPTHSVGHHREQEHVFKQQVQPFQVTNLPQQGRSTGQAATPIQSPPRAASVSSGFSWPQAAPQMSQAQLQAQEQQKQMQIQQEQQKQLQIKQEQQKQLQMQQEQQKQLQLQQEQQKLQMEQQKLQQEQLQRERQQEEQRLQRQQEEQRLQRQQEEQRLQRQQEEQRLQRQQEEQRLLQEQRLQQEQRQKEEQRQQEERLRQEQWQQQQHEQQQQQQHQEPVIPNVPPVQLPNEVNTNNGSRQEEAEPEQEPEAEAEVEPEEIDEEVDDSPTFWTTCPFCFYMYEYPKVYADCTLRCEHCQRAFQAVSIPSPPPIAEGQEAYFYSWGYFPIGVSMSHLQKNSSKGTTSRWTPFSPLFDASSNVQNHLNECAAPKENTFVNKSSGPRIYFDDYTDDVFIGISESSDDSDIDWASTEKRKVKRVKNVDFELSFKQRVKVLGLRAIDPKNGSYKNLKNGFPVKDGMGVTAVLVAETIRKTAVSNPRKQPGQVAKELGKLDLNVEFDNNEGEEPASRLSAGTRVPGDGEEDNIEGIGFFEGLDEFLNSLPILSAVNEEKVEAA; encoded by the coding sequence ATGGATCCCCATAGCTTCATAGCACGAGCTGAAGCTCAAAGATGGATCGGCATAGCCGAAAAGCTACTCATCAGCCACGACTTAGTCGGATCCAAAACCTTCGCCATCCGTGCCCGTGAATCCGACCCGCGACTCGAAGCCGCCGACCAAATCTTAGCCATCGCCGATACACTACTCGCCGCCGAAAAACGCGTCGTCGGTAGTAACGGTAATCAACAACCTGATTACTACGCTATTCTTCAACTTGTTAGATTTGTTCAAGATACTGATCATATTACTAGTCAATATAGACGGTTAGCCGTTGTTTTAAATCCTCATCAGAACCGGTTTCCGTATTCCGATCAAGCTTTTCAGCTTGTTAATGATGCTTGGGCCGTTTTGTCCAACCCTATGCGGAAATCGATTTACGATTCCGAACTCGATTTTGCGCCGCAACAACAAATCAGTAATTTAGGGTTTAATATCGAACAACAGCAACATCAGCAACAACATCAGCagcatcagcagcagcagcagcatcaACATAATTTCTTTTCTATACATGAACAGGAAATGGTGGAGTCTCCACAGCAGTTTGAAAATCGGCCGCAACGAGGCGGCCATCAACAGCATAATTTTTTGGCCCAGCCGAATGCGGCTAGGCCACAACAACAGGAGCAAATGTTTCATCATAGGGAGCAAGAACAGATGTATCAGTCTAACCCTGTGCAGCCGTTTCAAGTGACGTCACCTTCGCGTCATCAGCAGATTAATAGGCCGTCTCCACAAGGGTCGCAGGTTACTCAAGTGAGTATTCAATCGCCTACTCATTCGGTTGGACATCACCGTGAACAAGAACATGTGTTTAAGCAACAGGTGCAGCCGTTTCAAGTTACGAATTTGCCGCAACAAGGGAGGTCGACTGGGCAGGCTGCGACGCCTATACAGTCGCCTCCGCGGGCTGCGAGTGTGTCGTCGGGGTTTTCGTGGCCGCAAGCTGCTCCGCAAATGTCGCAGGCGCAACTGCAGGCTCAAGAACAGCAAAAGCAGATGCAGATACAACAAGAGCAGCAGAAGCAGTTGCAGATAAAGCAGGAACAGCAGAAGCAGTTGCAGATGCAGCAGGAACAGCAGAAGCAGTTACAGTTGCAGCAAGAACAACAGAAGCTGCAAATGGAACAGCAGAAGCTGCAGCAGGAACAATTGCAGAGGGAACGCCAACAAGAGGAACAACGGCTGCAACGCCAACAAGAGGAACAACGGCTGCAACGACAGCAAGAGGAACAGCGGCTACAACGACAGCAAGAGGAACAGCGGCTACAACGACAACAAGAGGAACAGCGGTTGCTGCAGGAACAGCGGTTGCAGCAGGAACAACGGCAAAAAGAGGAACAACGACAACAAGAGGAACGATTGCGACAAGAACAGTGGCAGCAACAACAACATGAAcaacaacagcagcagcaacacCAAGAACCAGTAATTCCGAATGTCCCTCCTGTGCAGCTGCCTAATGAGGTTAATACAAACAACGGGTCAAGGCAGGAGGAAGCAGAACCTGAACAAGAACCAGAAGCGGAAGCAGAGGTAGAACCTGAGGAAATTGATGAGGAAGTGGATGATTCGCCTACATTTTGGACTACGTGTCCATTTTGTTTCTACATGTATGAATATCCGAAGGTCTATGCCGACTGCACCCTTCGCTGTGAACATTGTCAAAGGGCGTTTCAAGCTGTGAGTATACCGTCTCCACCACCTATAGCTGAAGGACAGGAGGCGTATTTCTATTCTTGGGGGTATTTCCCTATTGGGGTTTCGATGTCACATTTGCAGAAAAATAGTAGCAAGGGTACAACCTCTAGGTGGACACCTTTTTCACCGCTGTTTGATGCCTCAAGTAATGTCCAGAACCATTTAAATGAGTGTGCGGCCCCGAAGGAAAATACTTTTGTGAACAAAAGTTCGGGGCCGCGTATCTACTTTGATGATTATACTGATGATGTGTTCATAGGAATTTCCGAGTCTAGTGATGATTCTGATATTGATTGGGCTAGTACGGAGAAAAGGAAAGTGAAAAGAGTGAAAAACGTTGATTTTGAATTAAGCTTTAAACAGAGAGTAAAAGTTCTTGGTCTCAGGGCTATAGATCCCAAAAATGGGAGCTATAAGAATCTGAAAAATGGTTTTCCAGTGAAAGACGGTATGGGGGTGACTGCAGTGCTAGTGGCAGAAACTATCAGGAAAACCGCAGTTAGTAATCCAAGAAAGCAACCGGGCCAGGTTGCAAAAGAACTGGGGAAGTTGGATTTGAATGTAGAATTTGATAACAATGAAGGGGAAGAGCCTGCTTCGAGATTGAGTGCTGGGACCCGTGTACCTGGGGATGGAGAGGAAGACAACATTGAAGGTATTGGGTTTTTTGAAGGACTTGATGAGTTCCTTAATAGCTTGCCGATACTCTCTGCTGTGAATGAAGAAAAGGTTGAGGCCGCTTAG
- the LOC122593464 gene encoding xyloglucan endotransglucosylase/hydrolase 2-like has product MALLSESNTKAYTFAITISFLIAAASAGSFYDDIDITFGGERAKIQNGGQDLSLSLDQYSGSGFQSKHEYLFGRFDMQLKLVPGNSAGTVTTFYLSSQGAGHDEIDFEFLGNSTGNPYTIHTNVYSQGKGNKEQQFHLWFDPTAAFHTYTIVWNSQRIIFLIDNIPVRVFNNHEAAGVPFPTKQPMRVYASLWNADDWATQGGRVKTDWTKAPFTASYRKFNANANRVGPNSKSTSSENENQAWSTQGIDAAGRNRIRWVQTKHMIYDYCKDLKRFPNGLPTECKRSRFL; this is encoded by the exons ATGGCACTTTTAAGCGAGTCAAACACTAAAGCTTATACATTTGCTATaacaatttcatttttaatagcAGCAGCATCTGCAGGAAGCTTTTATGATGATATAGACATCACATTTGGTGGTGAACGTGCTAAAATTCAAAATGGCGGTCAAGATCTATCACTTTCACTCGACCAATACTCTGGCTCTGGTTTCCAGTCCAAGCACGAGTATCTTTTTGGAAGGTTTGATATGCAGCTCAAACTAGTTCCTGGCAACTCTGCTGGTACTGTTACCACATTCTAT TTGTCATCACAAGGGGCGGGACATGATGAAATAGACTTTGAGTTCTTGGGCAACTCAACAGGAAATCCTTACACAATCCACACGAATGTATATTCACAAGGAAAAGGAAATAAAGAACAGCAGTTCCATCTATGGTTTGACCCAACTGCGGCCTTCCACACCTATACCATCGTATGGAACTCTCAAAGAATCAT TTTCTTGATAGATAACATACCGGTAAGAGTGTTCAACAACCATGAAGCTGCTGGAGTCCCATTTCCCACAAAGCAACCCATGAGAGTATATGCTAGCCTGTGGAACGCTGATGACTGGGCAACCCAGGGTGGCCGTGTGAAGACTGACTGGACAAAAGCACCTTTCACCGCTTCCTACAGAAAATTTAATGCTAATGCCAACAGAGTTGGCCCCAATTCAAAGTCCACAAGCTCTGAAAATGAAAACCAGGCATGGAGTACACAAGGAATTGATGCAGCAGGGAGAAACAGGATCCGTTGGGTCCAGACTAAGCACATGATTTATGACTACTGCAAGGACCTCAAACGGTTTCCAAATGGTCTTCCTACTGAATGCAAGCGCTCAAGATTCCTCTAA
- the LOC122593465 gene encoding xyloglucan endotransglucosylase/hydrolase 2-like, with product MRHSNYSKAKACAAALTISCLIVMASAGSFYDDIDINFGGERAKIQNGGQDLSLSLDQYSGSGFQSKHEYLFGRFDMQLKLVPGNSAGTVTTFYLSSQGAGHDEIDFEFLGNSSGNPYTIHTNVYSQGKGDKEQQFHLWFDPTAAFHTYTIVWNSQRIIFLIDNIPIRVFNNHEAAGVPFPTNQPMRVYASLWNADDWATQGGRVKTDWTKAPFTASYRKFNANANRVGPNSKSTSSENDNQAWETQGIDAAGRNRIRWVQTKHMIYDYCKDLKRFPNGLPTECKRSRF from the exons atgaggCATTCAAACTATTCAAAAGCAAAAGCTTGTGCAGCTGCTTTAACGATTTCATGCCTAATAGTCATGGCGTCGGCGGGTAGTTTTTACGACGATATAGACATCAATTTTGGTGGTGAACGTGCCAAAATTCAAAATGGCGGTCAAGATCTCTCACTTTCACTCGATCAATACTCTGGCTCCGGTTTCCAGTCCAAGCACGAGTATCTGTTTGGAAGGTTTGATATGCAGCTCAAACTAGTACCTGGAAACTCTGCTGGCACTGTCACCACATTCTAC TTGTCGTCACAAGGGGCAGGACATGATGAAATAGACTTTGAGTTCTTGGGCAACTCAAGCGGAAATCCTTACACAATCCATACGAATGTGTATTCACAAGGGAAAGGAGATAAGGAACAGCAGTTCCACCTGTGGTTTGACCCTACTGCGGCCTTCCACACATACACCATCGTGTGGAACTCCCAAAGAATCAT TTTCTTGATAGACAACATACCAATAAGAGTATTCAATAACCATGAGGCTGCCGGAGTACCATTTCCCACTAACCAGCCCATGAGAGTGTATGCTAGCCTGTGGAACGCGGATGACTGGGCAACCCAAGGTGGTCGTGTAAAGACTGACTGGACGAAAGCACCTTTCACCGCTTCCTACAGAAAATTTAATGCAAATGCCAACAGAGTTGGTCCAAACTCAAAATCCACAAGCTCTGAAAATGACAACCAGGCATGGGAAACACAAGGAATTGATGCAGCAGGGAGAAACAGGATCCGTTGGGTCCAGACTAAGCACATGATCTATGACTACTGCAAGGACCTCAAACGGTTTCCCAATGGTCTTCCTACTGAATGCAAGCGCTCAAGATTTTAA
- the LOC122591828 gene encoding uncharacterized protein LOC122591828: protein MFEEPPQPQQQFNFLFQQNSVRGLPVRDHEELFQPNVNPFHITSSTRLQQTEPMSWPQQMHQQQQRQQQVNRAVGENVGNHVGEENVGVEREMNDGNVDESPTFWTTCPYCLNMYEHYRAYVDCILRCENCKRAFQAVQIPSPPDVAEDQETYFCCWGYYPIGVSMMQLGKQVGEDGTGVKSDWNPFTTLNDVSSQVKERLNDNVAKKPKLWEPWVYIDDVTDDIFDGISDEESSDDSDDEWGSTKKRKPKKIKRVVGHKKKERFMVGRNGKNAENSIPIPEGEEEPMGRGAEGSKKAVAGNPRRQSGRVAKEMGKLDLNVEFNNNEGEEPVRRMAAGNRGNGQGDENNVEEGIGFFEGLDEFLSNLPILSVNDEENVKDS, encoded by the coding sequence ATGTTTGAAGAACCACCACAACCACAACAACAGTTTAATTTTCTGTTTCAACAGAATTCGGTTAGGGGATTACCTGTGAGGGACCATGAGGAACTGTTTCAGCCAAATGTGAACCCGTTTCATATCACGTCGTCTACACGATTGCAGCAGACCGAACCGATGTCATGGCCGCAACAAAtgcatcagcagcagcagcggCAACAGCAGGTAAACCGAGCGGTGGGAGAGAATGTTGGAAATCATGTGGGAGAGGAAAATGTAGGGGTAGAAAGGGAAATGAATGATGGGAATGTGGATGAGTCGCCTACGTTTTGGACTACGTGTCCTTATTGTTTGAATATGTATGAGCATTATAGGGCTTATGTGGATTGTATACTGCGTTGTGAGAATTGTAAAAGGGCGTTTCAGGCGGTGCAAATACCGTCTCCGCCGGATGTAGCTGAAGATCAGGAGACGTATTTTTGTTGTTGGGGGTATTACCCGATTGGGGTTTCGATGATGCAATTGGGGAAACAGGTCGGTGAAGATGGTACAGGTGTGAAGTCTGATTGGAATCCCTTTACAACTTTGAATGATGTTTCGAGTCAAGTCAAGGAACGGTTAAATGATAATGTGGCGAAAAAGCCCAAACTTTGGGAGCCGTGGGTTTACATAGATGATGTTACTGATGATATCTTTGACGGGATATCTGATGAAGAATCTAGCGATGATTCGGATGATGAGTGGGGTAGTACCAAGAAAAGGAAGCCgaaaaagataaaaagggtTGTTGGtcataaaaagaaagaaagatttatGGTGGGAAGGAATGGTAAGAATGCAGAAAATAGTATTCCGATTCCAGAGGGCGAGGAAGAGCCTATGGGACGTGGGGCCGAGGGTAGCAAAAAAGCAGTGGCTGGTAATCCAAGAAGACAATCGGGTCGGGTTGCAAAGGAAATGGGGAAACTGGATTTGAATGTGGAGTTCAATAACAATGAAGGGGAAGAGCCTGTTCGACGCATGGCTGCTGGGAATCGAGGAAATGGGCAGGGTGATGAAAATAATGTTGAAGAAGGTATTGGTTTCTTTGAAGGACTTGATGAGTTTCTTAGCAACCTGCCAATACTCTCTGTGAATGATGAAGAAAACGTTAAGGATTCGTAA
- the LOC122593466 gene encoding uncharacterized protein LOC122593466 translates to MKLIISLYTTTSPRIFPHCSSSSGRLSCFHNTNNTKKTIRNNEMRPLVPARDIVIDFGKHKGKMLGMLSSDYLKWMSKNMNMDKWGKLAEDVLNDEVYADRIEWEVAERLLSGGDGLGCGAGVAAELESISKRFGWDYNDKVGWSKVEFGLLGTSKGRRLPRVGNEKDNDHVYEERSFKKLAAKRIGGEREKRRERGVKRREQRVVFGSNEENEVVEEEEKMKKDENYEMEDKRRTLRFPGRRSLINKVLLDGDLNG, encoded by the coding sequence ATGAAACTCATTATCTCTTTATACACCACAACTTCACCACGCATATTCCCCCATTGCTCTTCTTCCTCAGGGCGTCTTTCATGCTTCCATAATACTAACAACACCAAGAAAACAATCCGAAACAACGAAATGAGGCCATTGGTTCCGGCACGAGACATAGTTATAGACTTTGGTAAACACAAAGGGAAGATGTTAGGAATGTTGTCATCTGATTACTTGAAATGGATGTCAAAAAACATGAACATGGATAAATGGGGAAAGCTAGCGGAAGACGTGTTGAACGACGAAGTATACGCGGACCGTATAGAATGGGAGGTTGCAGAAAGACTATTAAGCGGTGGTGATGGGCTTGGGTGTGGTGCAGGTGTGGCTGCAGAATTGGAAAGTATAAGCAAGAGGTTTGGGTGGGACTATAATGATAAAGTTGGTTGGAGTAAGGTTGAGTTCGGGTTGTTGGGGACGTCTAAGGGGAGACGATTGCCTAGAGTTGGTAATGAGAAGGATAATGATCATGTGTATGAAGAGAGGAGTTTCAAGAAACTGGCTGCGAAACGCATTGGTGGTGAAAGGGAGAAAAGACGAGAAAGAGGTGTAAAGAGAAGGGAACAACGGGTTGTTTTTGGTAGTAATGAGGAAAATGaagtagtagaagaagaagaaaaaatgaaaaaggatGAGAATTATGAAATGGAGGATAAGCGTAGGACTTTACGATTCCCAGGGAGACGATCCCTTATTAACAAGGTGTTGTTGGATGGTGATTTGAATGGGTAG
- the LOC122593463 gene encoding xyloglucan endotransglucosylase/hydrolase 2-like: MGLISSYSNTKVFSVAVTISFLIAAASAGSFYEDMDITFGGERAKIQNGGQDLSLSLDQYSGSGFQSKHEYLFGRFDMQLKLVPGNSAGTVTTFYLSSQGAGHDEIDFEFLGNSTGNPYTIHTNVYSQGKGNKEQQFHLWFDPTAAFHTYTIVWNSQRIIFLIDNIPVRVFNNHEAAGVPFPTKQPMRVYASLWNADDWATQGGRVKTDWTKAPFTASYRKFNANANRVGPNSKSTSSENDNQAWKTQEIDAAGRNRIRWVQSKHMIYDYCKDHKRFPSGLPTECKRSRFL; this comes from the exons ATGGGACTAATTTCAAGCTATTCAAACACTAAAGTTTTTTCGGTTGCAGTAACCATTTCATTTCTGATAGCAGCAGCCTCTGCAGGAAGTTTTTACGAAGACATGGACATCACTTTTGGCGGTGAACGTGCTAAAATTCAAAATGGCGGTCAGGATCTCTCGCTTTCACTCGACCAATACTCTGGCTCCGGTTTCCAGTCCAAGCACGAGTATCTTTTTGGAAGGTTTGATATGCAGCTCAAACTAGTTCCTGGCAACTCGGCCGGTACTGTCACCACATTCTAC TTATCGTCACAAGGGGCAGGACATGATGAAATTGACTTTGAGTTCTTGGGCAACTCAACAGGAAATCCTTACACAATCCACACGAACGTGTACTCACAAGGAAAAGGAAATAAAGAACAACAGTTCCACCTATGGTTTGACCCGACTGCAGCCTTCCACACGTATACCATCGTATGGAACTCTCAAAGAATCAT TTTCTTGATAGATAACATACCAGTAAGAGTGTTCAATAACCATGAAGCTGCTGGAGTCCCATTTCCCACAAAGCAGCCCATGAGAGTGTACGCCAGCCTGTGGAACGCGGATGACTGGGCAACCCAAGGTGGACGTGTGAAGACTGACTGGACAAAAGCACCTTTCACCGCTTCTTACAGAAAATTTAATGCCAATGCCAACAGAGTTGGACCCAATTCAAAGTCCACAAGCTCTGAAAATGACAACCAGGCATGGAAAACACAAGAAATTGATGCAGCGGGCCGAAACAGGATTCGTTGGGTCCAGAGTAAGCACATGATCTATGACTACTGCAAGGACCACAAACGGTTTCCCAGTGGTCTTCCTACCGAATGCAAGCGCTCAAGATTCCTCTAA
- the LOC122592686 gene encoding xyloglucan endotransglucosylase/hydrolase 2-like, giving the protein MGLLRYSNIQVCTLAVTISVFIAAASAGSFYDDIDITFGGERAKIQKGGQDLSLSLDQYSGSGFQSKHEYHFGRFDMQLKLVPGNSAGTVTTFYLSSQGAGHDEIDFEFLGNSSGNPYTVHTNVYSQGKGNKEQQFHLWFDPTAAFHTYTIIWNSQRIIFLIDNIPVRVFNNHEAAGVPFPTKQPMRVYASLWNADDWATQGGRVKTDWTKAPFTASYRKFNANAIRVGQNSKSTSSENDNQAWKTQEIDASGRNRIRWVQNKHMIYNYCSDHKRFPNGLPTECKSSRFL; this is encoded by the exons ATGGGACTTTTAAGGTATTCAAACATTCAAGTTTGTACACTTGCAGTAACAATTTCTGTTTTTATAGCAGCAGCATCTGCAGGAAGTTTTTACGATGACATAGATATCACTTTTGGCGGTGAACGTGCTAAAATACAAAAGGGCGGTCAGGATCTCTCGCTTTCGCTCGATCAATACTCTGGCTCTGGTTTCCAGTCCAAACACGAGTACCACTTCGGAAGGTTTGATATGCAGCTCAAACTAGTTCCTGGCAACTCTGCTGGCACTGTCACCACATTCTAC TTGTCGTCACAAGGGGCGGGACATGATGAGATAGACTTTGAGTTTTTGGGCAACTCAAGCGGAAATCCTTACACTGTCCATACCAATGTGTATTCACAAGGGAAAGGAAATAAAGAACAGCAGTTCCACCTATGGTTTGACCCGACTGCAGCCTTCCATACGTATACCATCATATGGAACTCTCAAAGAATCAT CTTTTTGATAGATAACATACCAGTAAGAGTGTTCAACAACCATGAAGCTGCTGGAGTCCCATTTCCCACAAAGCAGCCCATGAGAGTGTACGCCAGCCTTTGGAACGCGGATGACTGGGCAACCCAAGGTGGCCGTGTGAAGACTGACTGGACAAAAGCTCCTTTCACGGCATCCTACAGGAAATTTAATGCAAATGCCATCAGAGTTGGTCAGAATTCAAAATCCACAAGCTCTGAAAATGACAACCAGGCATGGAAAACACAAGAGATCGATGCATCTGGGCGAAACAGGATTAGATGGGTGCAAAACAAACACATGATCTACAACTACTGTAGTGATCACAAACGGTTTCCCAATGGTCTTCCTACTGAATGCAAGAGCTCAAGATTCCTCTGA